In a genomic window of Candidatus Bathyarchaeota archaeon:
- the cobN gene encoding cobaltochelatase subunit CobN, which produces MAHLKVAFVTTIPMDAIPAISAAKTLNQKTPNSVELHLRTGGDFRDFGALDDFIAFSKRSHIVLVHLMGDLPELERLLAELKAAQVPVLVAATMFVGNKDLTAFSTVAAEDKQKISYYLNYGGKKNFENLLQYLANRFVGATYDAAPPIKPDWEGIYHPDFDYIPTLEEYREKKIQPNRPTVGIWFHQGHWQGANTGYIDCIIRELELQGANVLPVFFSGSKNEALGINGLEWVIDHYFLSDNKPTVDVVISAMSFSFTSCLSGADPSEALKKLNVTIIKAITTCNTYQEWRDTLQGLNILDIPANIAMPEFDGTLITVPIAAMDFSQTVPSTGTRLIMFEPIEERIKKLVRLSIKWGNLRCLKNSEKKVAIIFHNYPPRNDTIGHAFGLDSSASVMNILRGFKELGYRLDELPESSKKLMDTIVSGLTNDRRWASPKELYERALDKIDAKQYREWFEELPLDVADKISADWGAAPGKLFCYGGKLVVAGIKNGNIFIGLQPPRGYIEMPSSIYHSPDLSMPHHYHAYYRWIRDVFKADVILHLGTHGSLEWLPGKSVGLSASCQPDIAISDLPNIYPYVITNPGEGTQAKRRSYCCIIEHLVPAMHNADSYEELAKLEVQLQEYYRSKTTDPDKLPVLQKLIWQDVLEAKLDIDLEVTQDVAFAAFDDFLERLHAYINELSDAQIRDGLHIMGEAPTDLRLDEFIVTLTRLSNGAVPSLRQSLAEFKGYDYEDLLARRGKLNADGKTNGDRLKELNAISLKLVTRFHAANFDEAAILPTITEVLGTSNFKVYSCLSYISRFLAPALAKTSDELTYTFSSASGGYVPSGPSGSITRGMADILPTGRNFYSVDPRTVPTAASWQVGMSLADNMIRRYLKEEGKYPENVGIVIWATDTMKTKGDDIAEILYLMGMRPVWEASSGRVVGVEAIPLKALKRPRIDVTVRMSGLFRDTFPNIVHLIDDAVALAALLKEPPEQNFIAKHIETEITERVAEGVTAEKAREEASYRIFGDRPGAYGCGVSEVIDSKNWKDQKDLSDIYVNWGSYAYTRKTYGLQVPKQFERRLSKINLTVKNQDSREYDILDGDDWYDAHGGMINAVKTLGGNAPRSYCGDSSDPDRVKIRSTTEETCQVFRSRLLNPKYIESMKNHGYQGAADLSRTMDFVFGWDATVEAVEDWMYEALTQKYVLDKAMQDWLKDVNPHALQNMVERLLEAINRGMWQAPKNIKNELQKLYLNVEGWLEGANER; this is translated from the coding sequence ATGGCACACCTAAAAGTAGCCTTCGTAACCACCATCCCCATGGATGCCATACCCGCCATATCCGCAGCTAAGACCCTAAACCAAAAAACCCCCAACTCCGTAGAGCTGCATCTGCGCACAGGCGGAGACTTCCGAGACTTCGGCGCCCTCGACGATTTTATCGCTTTTTCAAAACGGTCTCACATAGTTCTTGTGCATTTGATGGGTGACTTGCCCGAGTTAGAACGGTTGCTCGCTGAACTCAAAGCGGCGCAGGTACCAGTTTTGGTTGCAGCCACGATGTTTGTGGGCAACAAAGACCTTACCGCATTTTCCACAGTAGCCGCCGAGGATAAACAAAAAATCTCCTATTACCTCAACTACGGCGGAAAAAAGAACTTCGAAAACCTCCTACAATACCTCGCCAACCGCTTTGTCGGCGCAACCTACGATGCAGCCCCCCCGATTAAGCCTGACTGGGAAGGCATCTACCACCCCGACTTCGACTACATCCCAACCCTAGAAGAGTACCGCGAAAAGAAAATCCAGCCCAACCGACCCACCGTTGGAATCTGGTTCCATCAGGGTCACTGGCAGGGCGCAAACACTGGATATATCGATTGCATAATCCGTGAACTTGAACTGCAAGGCGCCAACGTTTTGCCCGTGTTCTTTAGTGGCTCAAAAAACGAGGCGCTTGGCATTAATGGTTTAGAATGGGTCATCGACCATTACTTCCTCTCAGACAATAAACCCACAGTCGATGTAGTCATAAGCGCCATGTCCTTTTCGTTCACGTCTTGTCTTTCGGGCGCGGACCCATCGGAGGCACTCAAAAAACTCAACGTAACCATAATCAAAGCTATCACCACCTGCAACACCTACCAAGAATGGCGCGACACCCTGCAGGGCCTAAACATCCTCGACATCCCCGCAAACATCGCGATGCCAGAATTCGACGGCACCCTCATCACGGTGCCCATAGCCGCCATGGACTTCTCCCAAACCGTCCCTTCAACAGGCACTCGGCTAATCATGTTTGAACCCATTGAAGAGCGCATCAAAAAACTGGTCCGCCTAAGCATAAAATGGGGTAACCTTCGCTGCCTCAAGAATAGTGAAAAGAAAGTTGCCATAATCTTTCACAATTATCCCCCGCGCAACGATACAATTGGGCACGCTTTTGGGTTGGACTCGTCTGCTTCGGTGATGAATATTCTGCGTGGCTTTAAAGAGTTAGGCTACCGCTTGGATGAGTTGCCTGAGAGCAGCAAAAAACTCATGGACACAATCGTTTCTGGGTTAACCAATGACCGCCGCTGGGCAAGCCCCAAAGAACTCTACGAACGCGCCCTAGACAAAATCGACGCCAAACAATACCGCGAATGGTTTGAGGAGTTGCCGCTAGATGTGGCGGATAAAATTTCTGCTGACTGGGGGGCTGCTCCGGGTAAACTGTTCTGTTACGGCGGCAAATTGGTAGTGGCGGGGATAAAAAACGGCAACATTTTCATTGGGTTGCAGCCGCCCAGAGGCTACATCGAGATGCCCTCCAGCATCTATCACAGCCCTGACCTCTCCATGCCCCACCACTACCACGCCTACTACCGCTGGATACGTGACGTATTCAAAGCAGACGTAATCCTTCACCTTGGCACTCACGGCAGCCTCGAATGGTTACCCGGCAAATCCGTCGGGTTATCTGCTTCCTGCCAACCAGACATCGCCATATCTGATTTACCCAACATCTACCCCTATGTAATAACCAACCCCGGCGAGGGCACACAGGCAAAACGGCGCAGTTACTGCTGCATCATCGAACACCTCGTCCCAGCCATGCATAACGCTGACTCCTACGAAGAACTAGCAAAGTTGGAGGTGCAACTCCAAGAATACTACCGCTCCAAAACCACCGACCCCGATAAACTGCCTGTTCTGCAGAAGCTGATTTGGCAAGACGTTTTAGAAGCCAAACTCGACATCGACCTCGAAGTTACACAGGACGTTGCTTTTGCAGCTTTTGATGACTTTTTGGAGCGGTTGCATGCTTACATTAATGAGTTGTCGGATGCGCAGATTCGCGACGGCCTACACATTATGGGTGAGGCGCCGACGGATTTGCGGCTTGACGAATTCATAGTAACCTTAACCCGCCTAAGCAACGGAGCAGTTCCGTCGCTTCGTCAATCCCTCGCCGAATTCAAAGGCTACGACTACGAAGACCTCCTCGCCCGCCGTGGTAAACTAAACGCTGATGGCAAAACCAACGGCGACCGCCTCAAAGAACTCAACGCGATTTCCCTAAAACTCGTAACACGCTTCCACGCAGCCAACTTTGACGAAGCCGCAATTCTGCCAACAATAACCGAAGTGCTTGGCACCAGCAACTTCAAAGTCTACAGTTGTCTCAGCTATATCAGCCGCTTTCTAGCTCCCGCATTAGCAAAAACCTCCGACGAATTAACCTACACTTTCTCCTCTGCTTCTGGAGGTTACGTTCCTTCTGGCCCCTCGGGTTCCATAACTCGGGGTATGGCTGACATTTTGCCGACTGGCAGAAACTTTTACTCTGTAGACCCTCGAACCGTACCAACCGCAGCTTCATGGCAGGTCGGCATGTCTTTAGCGGACAACATGATACGCCGATACCTCAAAGAGGAAGGCAAATACCCCGAAAACGTAGGCATAGTCATCTGGGCAACCGACACCATGAAAACCAAAGGCGACGACATAGCAGAAATCCTCTACCTCATGGGCATGCGACCCGTCTGGGAAGCCTCCAGCGGCAGAGTCGTCGGAGTCGAAGCCATTCCACTAAAGGCTCTGAAGCGTCCCCGTATCGACGTAACTGTTCGCATGAGCGGCTTATTTCGCGACACCTTCCCAAACATTGTTCACCTAATAGATGACGCGGTGGCTTTGGCTGCTTTGCTAAAAGAGCCGCCTGAACAGAATTTTATAGCTAAACACATCGAAACCGAAATCACCGAACGGGTAGCCGAGGGCGTAACCGCCGAGAAAGCACGCGAAGAAGCAAGCTACAGAATTTTCGGCGACCGCCCCGGCGCCTACGGCTGCGGCGTCAGTGAAGTCATCGACAGCAAAAACTGGAAGGACCAAAAAGACCTAAGCGACATCTACGTGAACTGGGGCAGTTACGCTTACACCCGAAAAACCTACGGGCTCCAAGTGCCAAAACAGTTTGAGCGGCGCCTAAGCAAAATCAACCTCACAGTCAAAAACCAAGACAGCCGCGAATACGACATCCTTGACGGCGACGACTGGTACGACGCGCATGGCGGCATGATAAACGCTGTAAAAACGCTTGGCGGGAACGCTCCCCGCTCCTACTGCGGCGACAGCTCCGACCCTGACCGCGTTAAAATCCGCAGCACCACCGAGGAAACCTGTCAGGTCTTCCGCTCGCGGCTCCTCAACCCCAAATACATAGAGAGCATGAAGAACCATGGCTATCAGGGCGCGGCGGATTTGTCTCGAACTATGGATTTTGTTTTCGGTTGGGACGCAACCGTTGAGGCGGTGGAGGACTGGATGTATGAGGCGTTAACCCAAAAGTACGTTTTAGATAAAGCCATGCAGGACTGGCTAAAAGACGTGAATCCCCACGCGCTTCAAAACATGGTGGAGAGGCTGTTGGAAGCAATTAACCGTGGCATGTGGCAGGCGCCTAAGAACATCAAAAATGAACTCCAAAAACTCTACCTAAACGTGGAGGGCTGGCTAGAAGGAGCCAATGAACGATAA
- a CDS encoding adenosylcobinamide amidohydrolase, whose translation MNDSTIKETKLNLQLKDADAKIVYLRYTGIELNTTLVHFAENRRVLSTLDGYKRVNNVGNVFVPTPLSDRIMTLRKYATFQRQLPSILGIPRKNITFLSTGVDMEKVAVDEQTYDNFHICVIATAGARNNALRMGVDVGGWVETDKSFQAASGTINILLLTNVTLTWGAMARAIMTATEAKTAALQDLDYRSTVSPQIQATGTGTDSMIVVSGINRDIVIRHTGGHTKMGELIGVAAKNAVTEALKKHDN comes from the coding sequence ATGAATGACTCAACAATAAAAGAAACCAAGCTAAACCTGCAACTAAAAGATGCAGACGCAAAAATAGTGTACCTCAGATACACAGGAATCGAACTAAACACTACCCTTGTTCACTTCGCAGAAAACCGCCGTGTCCTCTCAACCCTTGACGGCTACAAACGCGTCAACAACGTCGGCAACGTCTTTGTCCCTACCCCTCTCTCAGACAGAATAATGACCCTAAGAAAATACGCCACCTTCCAGAGACAACTTCCCTCCATTTTAGGCATCCCCCGCAAAAACATCACCTTCCTAAGCACCGGCGTCGACATGGAAAAAGTTGCAGTCGACGAACAAACCTACGATAACTTCCACATATGCGTCATTGCAACCGCTGGCGCACGCAACAACGCTTTACGAATGGGCGTCGATGTAGGCGGCTGGGTGGAAACCGATAAGAGCTTCCAAGCAGCATCTGGCACCATAAACATTCTTCTCTTAACCAACGTTACCCTAACGTGGGGCGCCATGGCACGTGCCATCATGACCGCCACCGAAGCTAAAACCGCTGCGCTCCAAGACCTCGACTACCGAAGCACAGTTTCTCCACAAATCCAAGCCACTGGCACTGGAACAGACAGTATGATTGTTGTTTCTGGCATAAACCGAGATATCGTAATCCGCCACACTGGAGGCCACACAAAGATGGGTGAATTGATTGGTGTTGCAGCAAAAAACGCAGTAACCGAGGCGTTAAAAAAACATGACAACTAG
- the trxA gene encoding thioredoxin has translation MFEGDELEHMRQKKIEAMLQNAEKTRSPALNQPLVLNDSSFSEVISKNELMVVDFWAPWCGPCRSVGPIIEQLAAEYAGKVVFAKMNVDQNQAVARSFGVMSIPTIIVFHKGRAVEKIVGAYPKADIKALFQRYLNLG, from the coding sequence ATGTTTGAAGGAGACGAATTAGAACATATGCGACAGAAAAAAATCGAAGCAATGCTTCAAAACGCTGAAAAAACCCGGTCACCCGCCCTAAATCAGCCTCTGGTTCTAAATGACAGCAGCTTCTCTGAGGTTATCAGCAAAAACGAGCTGATGGTTGTTGATTTTTGGGCTCCCTGGTGCGGTCCATGCCGCTCAGTCGGTCCAATAATCGAGCAACTTGCAGCCGAATATGCAGGCAAAGTAGTATTCGCCAAGATGAACGTCGACCAAAACCAAGCGGTTGCACGCAGCTTCGGCGTAATGAGCATACCCACAATAATAGTCTTCCATAAAGGGCGTGCCGTTGAAAAAATAGTCGGTGCCTACCCCAAAGCTGACATTAAAGCCTTATTCCAACGCTACCTTAACCTTGGCTAG
- a CDS encoding winged helix-turn-helix transcriptional regulator, whose translation MENINQLTRKGASCTDLLTCLYNLKPADTEILLAVAKNPNTNLDQIAKIVQKDRSSVHRCLSKLVSINIVNKQTQTLKGGGYYHTYTMQDPQTIKKHAQERVKEITDSLQTLIDNFELDLQKHLK comes from the coding sequence ATGGAAAACATCAACCAACTCACAAGAAAAGGCGCCTCATGCACCGACCTCCTCACCTGCCTCTACAACCTAAAACCCGCCGACACAGAAATCCTCCTAGCCGTTGCAAAAAACCCCAACACAAACCTCGATCAAATCGCAAAAATAGTTCAAAAAGACCGAAGCTCCGTACACCGCTGCCTCTCCAAACTAGTAAGCATAAACATAGTAAACAAACAAACACAAACGCTCAAAGGCGGAGGATACTACCACACCTACACCATGCAAGACCCCCAAACAATCAAAAAACACGCCCAAGAACGCGTAAAAGAAATCACTGATAGCCTCCAAACACTCATCGACAACTTTGAATTGGACCTCCAAAAACACCTCAAATAA
- a CDS encoding ABC transporter ATP-binding protein: MDFIYTENLTKNYGVTKAINNLDLQVKAGEIFGFLGPNGAGKTTTIRVLTTLTRATSGFVSVGGFDVKQEPEKVKKVIGVVQQHLSLDRDLTVRENMEFHARIHHLDSSTRKRRIADLLEYVELTDCADKMVDTLSGGMKKKAAIVCSLLHEPKLLFLDEPTVGLDAQARRRLWDLVRRLNQDGTTIFLTTHYIEEAEVLCNRVGIMHHGRLIAVDKPLALRQKVGSTVVETLVNKQTHYQFFADREAATNYVQSLPSEAKTVIIRESNLEDVFLEQTGEKVGDV; encoded by the coding sequence ATGGATTTTATCTACACCGAGAATTTAACAAAAAACTATGGCGTCACTAAAGCCATTAACAATTTGGATTTGCAGGTTAAGGCTGGAGAAATCTTTGGTTTTCTAGGCCCCAACGGCGCAGGAAAAACAACAACCATCCGTGTCTTAACGACGCTTACACGTGCGACGTCTGGGTTTGTTTCAGTTGGCGGATTTGACGTGAAGCAGGAACCTGAAAAAGTCAAAAAAGTAATCGGCGTAGTTCAGCAGCATCTAAGCCTAGACCGCGACTTAACAGTCCGCGAAAATATGGAGTTCCACGCGCGCATTCACCATCTGGATTCTTCTACTCGCAAAAGGCGCATTGCTGACCTTCTTGAATACGTTGAATTAACTGATTGCGCAGACAAAATGGTAGATACCCTCTCAGGTGGAATGAAGAAGAAAGCCGCTATCGTTTGTAGTCTGTTGCATGAGCCAAAGCTGCTGTTTTTAGACGAACCCACGGTGGGTTTGGATGCTCAGGCTCGTCGCCGCCTATGGGATTTGGTGCGTCGCCTAAACCAGGATGGCACAACAATCTTTTTGACAACCCACTATATTGAAGAAGCCGAAGTCCTCTGCAACCGCGTCGGCATCATGCATCACGGCCGCCTAATCGCAGTAGACAAACCACTAGCGCTACGCCAAAAAGTAGGGTCTACGGTTGTTGAGACTCTTGTGAACAAGCAGACGCATTACCAGTTTTTTGCTGACCGTGAAGCCGCAACCAACTATGTCCAAAGTTTGCCTTCTGAAGCCAAAACTGTGATTATACGCGAATCAAACCTTGAAGATGTGTTTTTAGAGCAAACAGGCGAAAAAGTGGGGGATGTATAG
- a CDS encoding ABC transporter permease, with product MVTSISDVYSVLWVDLRNMRRHWKSTIATSLVLPLLYLVAFGYGLGRDITIDGVSYLAFVIPGIVALTSFSISFNGAASKLQVDRFFYKSFDELLMSPVSLESIIIGKSLIGVLRGMISCLAVFAVGLFLAPTLAVNLPFFLMLLLSCFVFAIFGVLIALVINSHQGMATFSTVVMLPMTFLCGTFFSLNQLPDFAKTILYLLPLTHASEVLRATVLDQPFPWISFGGLLAFGVAFFVAALWALKKTSV from the coding sequence GTGGTTACGTCTATTTCTGATGTTTACTCGGTTCTTTGGGTTGACTTACGTAACATGAGGCGTCACTGGAAATCCACCATTGCAACCAGCCTTGTTTTGCCCCTGCTGTATCTGGTGGCTTTCGGCTACGGTTTAGGCCGCGACATCACCATCGACGGCGTAAGCTACCTCGCGTTTGTCATCCCCGGCATCGTCGCGTTAACCTCCTTCTCCATCAGCTTTAACGGCGCCGCCTCAAAACTCCAAGTAGACCGATTCTTCTACAAAAGCTTCGACGAACTCTTAATGTCCCCTGTCAGCCTTGAATCCATCATCATAGGCAAATCCCTAATCGGAGTACTGCGAGGCATGATTAGCTGCCTTGCCGTGTTCGCCGTCGGCTTATTCTTGGCCCCAACCTTAGCAGTCAACTTGCCCTTCTTCTTGATGCTGCTGCTCTCATGCTTCGTATTCGCAATTTTTGGTGTACTCATAGCTTTAGTCATAAACTCACATCAAGGCATGGCAACTTTTAGCACAGTGGTGATGCTGCCGATGACTTTTCTTTGCGGTACCTTCTTCTCGCTAAACCAACTCCCAGACTTCGCCAAAACCATACTGTATCTTCTACCTCTAACGCACGCCAGTGAAGTTCTGCGGGCAACCGTGCTGGATCAGCCCTTCCCTTGGATATCGTTTGGGGGGCTTTTGGCTTTTGGCGTGGCTTTTTTTGTGGCTGCCCTTTGGGCGCTCAAAAAAACCAGTGTCTGA
- a CDS encoding ABC transporter ATP-binding protein, with amino-acid sequence MKLTINNLSFSYGPINILKDIELCVELGEMLSIVGPNGSGKSTLLKCINGILKTKQHSILIDDLDTNKFELKELCKMMGFVPQTTTSAFPFTAFDIVMMGRKPYIHWSIGERDNDIVVHTMEFLGISHLAMRHFTELSGGEQQKVIIARALAQQPQLLLLDEPTSSLDIKHQLEILCMLKGLAHSKERSVIVTMHDLNLASRFSDRMLMLKQGKIYALGSPEEVLTKENVEAVYGIKAHVSTSFTGKPQVTPLVDEYDFAAKVSPFLEEKHQQVGH; translated from the coding sequence TTGAAACTGACTATAAACAATCTATCGTTTAGTTATGGTCCAATCAATATCCTAAAAGACATCGAATTATGCGTTGAGTTAGGTGAAATGCTAAGCATAGTTGGCCCTAACGGCTCTGGCAAAAGCACCTTGCTCAAATGCATCAATGGCATCCTGAAAACCAAACAACACTCGATACTCATCGATGATTTGGACACCAACAAGTTTGAACTCAAAGAATTATGCAAAATGATGGGTTTTGTTCCCCAGACCACGACTAGCGCATTTCCCTTCACTGCCTTTGACATTGTGATGATGGGAAGAAAACCCTACATACACTGGAGCATAGGCGAACGCGACAATGACATAGTTGTACACACCATGGAGTTCTTAGGAATTAGCCATTTAGCCATGCGTCACTTCACTGAACTAAGCGGCGGCGAGCAACAAAAAGTCATCATTGCCCGCGCATTAGCCCAGCAGCCGCAGCTTCTGCTTCTTGATGAGCCAACCAGTTCCCTCGACATTAAACATCAACTTGAAATTCTCTGCATGCTCAAAGGCTTAGCCCACAGCAAAGAACGCTCAGTAATCGTCACCATGCATGACCTCAATTTAGCCAGCCGATTCTCTGACCGCATGCTCATGCTCAAACAAGGCAAAATATACGCGTTAGGTTCGCCTGAAGAGGTTCTGACCAAAGAAAACGTTGAAGCAGTCTATGGCATAAAAGCCCACGTTTCCACCTCATTCACTGGCAAACCCCAAGTAACACCGCTGGTCGATGAATACGATTTTGCAGCAAAAGTGTCGCCTTTTCTTGAGGAGAAACATCAACAGGTTGGACACTAA
- a CDS encoding iron ABC transporter permease, with protein MTITTAADVKELYNTGKRKKLIVIFSLFVILIITALFSISLGAASPSFGSAVQVIFSKALPFLNINPGTDLEQTIIWSIRLPRIILAIIAGAGLAAAGATMQGILRNPLVSSYILGISSAAGFGAALAIVFGFSLVGFYGQYLVIGNAFIFCLLAMVIVYLIARVRGMSTETVILAGVAVGFLFSALLSLVQYISPKQNAIQAITFWLMGGLYNANWESILVCAPIVAVAIIVMIFQSWNINIMSMGEEVAVSLGVNSKRTLAINMVLETVATAAIIAFTGIIGFVDLIAPHIARMLIGNDHRYLIPCSIVLGSLMLLCADTVGRLIIMPAELPVGIVTSLLGVPFFIYLLIRKRRRSFV; from the coding sequence ACAGGCAAAAGAAAAAAACTCATTGTCATTTTCTCTCTTTTTGTTATTTTAATAATAACCGCCTTATTTTCAATTAGTTTAGGCGCTGCCTCCCCCAGTTTTGGTTCAGCAGTGCAGGTCATCTTCTCAAAAGCGCTTCCTTTCCTCAATATCAATCCTGGAACAGACCTTGAACAAACAATCATCTGGTCCATACGATTACCCCGAATAATTTTAGCAATAATTGCCGGGGCAGGACTAGCAGCTGCAGGCGCTACAATGCAGGGTATCCTACGCAACCCCTTGGTGTCTTCCTATATTTTGGGGATTTCTTCCGCTGCAGGTTTCGGCGCAGCATTAGCAATAGTCTTCGGATTTAGCCTTGTCGGCTTCTATGGACAATACCTTGTAATCGGTAACGCCTTCATTTTTTGTTTACTTGCCATGGTCATAGTTTACCTTATCGCACGAGTACGCGGCATGAGCACCGAAACCGTGATCTTAGCAGGAGTCGCTGTTGGGTTCCTTTTTTCGGCGCTCCTTTCTCTTGTTCAGTATATTTCGCCCAAACAAAACGCCATACAAGCCATCACTTTTTGGCTTATGGGTGGTCTCTATAATGCGAACTGGGAAAGCATTCTTGTCTGTGCACCTATAGTTGCGGTTGCAATAATTGTGATGATTTTCCAATCTTGGAACATCAACATCATGAGCATGGGTGAAGAAGTCGCTGTAAGCCTCGGCGTAAACTCCAAGCGAACTTTAGCGATAAACATGGTTTTAGAAACCGTTGCAACCGCAGCTATCATCGCCTTCACTGGCATCATCGGTTTTGTTGATTTAATCGCGCCCCACATAGCGCGTATGCTAATCGGCAACGACCACCGCTACCTTATCCCCTGCAGCATCGTGCTTGGTTCATTGATGCTGCTTTGCGCCGACACGGTGGGTCGCTTGATTATTATGCCTGCTGAATTGCCTGTGGGCATCGTTACCTCCCTGTTGGGAGTTCCATTCTTCATTTATCTTTTGATAAGAAAAAGGAGGCGTAGTTTCGTTTGA
- a CDS encoding PadR family transcriptional regulator, whose protein sequence is MNKQIASVQNMVALTISVNGEKSEARIIKKMHERVIKSFMDTIIMSELQNGPLSGYDVISYIHNRYGCLVSSGTVYSLLYSLERNELVEGIWIERKRIYKLTLKGTQTIETIHNSQEKIKSLLSTLL, encoded by the coding sequence ATGAATAAACAGATAGCGAGTGTGCAAAACATGGTTGCGTTAACCATAAGCGTAAATGGAGAAAAATCCGAAGCCCGAATAATCAAAAAAATGCATGAACGCGTAATAAAAAGCTTCATGGACACCATCATAATGTCAGAACTCCAAAACGGCCCGCTAAGCGGCTACGACGTCATCAGCTACATCCACAACCGCTACGGCTGCCTCGTCAGCAGCGGCACAGTCTACAGCCTCCTCTACAGCCTCGAACGCAACGAACTCGTCGAAGGCATCTGGATCGAACGCAAACGCATCTACAAACTCACCCTAAAAGGCACCCAAACCATCGAAACCATACACAACAGCCAAGAAAAAATCAAAAGCTTGCTAAGCACGCTCCTTTAA